Proteins encoded in a region of the Suricata suricatta isolate VVHF042 chromosome 10, meerkat_22Aug2017_6uvM2_HiC, whole genome shotgun sequence genome:
- the TUBA8 gene encoding tubulin alpha-8 chain isoform X1, whose amino-acid sequence MRECISVHVGQAGVQIGNACWELFCLEHGIQADGTFGVQASKINDDDSFTTFFSETGNGKHVPRAVMVDLEPTVVDEVRAGTYRQLFHPEQLITGKEDAANNYARGHYTVGKESIDLVLDRIRKLTDACSGLQGFLIFHSFGGGTGSGFTSLLMERLSLDYGKKSKLEFAIYPAPQVSTAVVEPYNSILTTHTTLEHSDCAFMVDNEAIYDICRRNLDIERPTYTNLNRLISQIVSSITASLRFDGALNVDLTEFQTNLVPYPRIHFPLVTYAPIISAEKAYHEQLSVAEITSSCFEPNSQMVKCDPRHGKYMACCMLYRGDVVPKDVNVAIAAIKTKRTIQFVDWCPTGFKVGINYQPPTVVPGGDLAKVQRAVCMLSNTTAIAEAWARLDHKFDLMYAKRAFVHWYVGEGMEEGEFSEAREDLAALEKDYEEVGTDSFEEENEGEEF is encoded by the exons ATG CGGGAGTGCATATCAGTCCACGTGGGTCAAGCAGGAGTTCAGATTGGCAATGCCTGCTGGGAGCTCTTCTGTCTGGAACATGGCATTCAGGCGGATGGCACCTTTGGTGTCCAGGCCAGCAAGATCAATGATGATGACTCATTCACCACCTTTTTCAGTGAGACTGGCAATGGGAAACATGTGCCTCGGGCTGTCATGGTAGATCTGGAGCCTACTGTTGTCG ATGAAGTTCGGGCAGGAACCTACCGCCAGCTCTTCCATCCAGAGCAGCTGATCACAGGGAAGGAGGATGCAGCTAACAATTATGCTCGGGGCCACTACACAGTTGGCAAGGAGAGCATTGACCTGGTGCTGGATCGCATACGGAAGCTG ACAGATGCCTGTTCTGGCTTGCAGGGCTTCCTGATCTTCCACAGTTTTGGTGGGGGCACTGGCTCTGGCTTCACTTCTCTGCTGATGGAACGCCTCTCCCTGGATTATGGCAAGAAATCCAAGCTAGAGTTTGCTATCTACCCAGCCCCTCAGGTCTCCACTGCAGTGGTGGAGCCCTACAACTCCATTCTGACCACTCATACCACACTGGAACATTCAGATTGTGCTTTCATGGTGGATAATGAAGCCATCTATGACATCTGCCGCAGAAACCTAGACATTGAGCGCCCTACCTATACCAACCTCAACCGCCTCATCAGTCAGATTGTTTCCTCCATCACTGCCTCTCTCCGCTTTGATGGGGCCCTCAATGTGGACCTCACTGAGTTCCAGACCAATCTGGTGCCCTACCCCCGTATCCACTTCCCACTGGTCACTTATGCACCCATCATATCTGCCGAAAAAGCCTATCATGAACAACTCTCTGTGGCTGAGATAACAAGCTCCTGCTTTGAACCCAACAGCCAGATGGTGAAGTGTGACCCAAGACATGGCAAGTACATGGCCTGCTGCATGCTCTATCGGGGGGACGTCGTGCCTAAGGATGTGAATGTCGCTATTGCTGCCATCAAGACCAAGAGGACTATCCAGTTTGTAGACTGGTGTCCCACAGGCTTCAAG gtGGGCATCAACTATCAGCCACCCACCGTGGTGCCAGGAGGGGACCTGGCCAAAGTCCAGCGGGCTGTTTGCATGCTGAGCAACACCACAGCAATTGCGGAGGCCTGGGCCCGCCTGGACCACAAGTTTGACCTCATGTACGCCAAACGGGCCTTTGTGCATTGGTATGTTGGAGAGGGAATGGAAGAAGGAGAATTTTCTGAGGCCAGGGAGGACCTGGCTGCTCTGGAGAAGGATTATGAAGAAGTGGGGACTGattcatttgaagaagaaaacgaaGGG
- the TUBA8 gene encoding tubulin alpha-8 chain isoform X2 — protein sequence MVDLEPTVVDEVRAGTYRQLFHPEQLITGKEDAANNYARGHYTVGKESIDLVLDRIRKLTDACSGLQGFLIFHSFGGGTGSGFTSLLMERLSLDYGKKSKLEFAIYPAPQVSTAVVEPYNSILTTHTTLEHSDCAFMVDNEAIYDICRRNLDIERPTYTNLNRLISQIVSSITASLRFDGALNVDLTEFQTNLVPYPRIHFPLVTYAPIISAEKAYHEQLSVAEITSSCFEPNSQMVKCDPRHGKYMACCMLYRGDVVPKDVNVAIAAIKTKRTIQFVDWCPTGFKVGINYQPPTVVPGGDLAKVQRAVCMLSNTTAIAEAWARLDHKFDLMYAKRAFVHWYVGEGMEEGEFSEAREDLAALEKDYEEVGTDSFEEENEGEEF from the exons ATGGTAGATCTGGAGCCTACTGTTGTCG ATGAAGTTCGGGCAGGAACCTACCGCCAGCTCTTCCATCCAGAGCAGCTGATCACAGGGAAGGAGGATGCAGCTAACAATTATGCTCGGGGCCACTACACAGTTGGCAAGGAGAGCATTGACCTGGTGCTGGATCGCATACGGAAGCTG ACAGATGCCTGTTCTGGCTTGCAGGGCTTCCTGATCTTCCACAGTTTTGGTGGGGGCACTGGCTCTGGCTTCACTTCTCTGCTGATGGAACGCCTCTCCCTGGATTATGGCAAGAAATCCAAGCTAGAGTTTGCTATCTACCCAGCCCCTCAGGTCTCCACTGCAGTGGTGGAGCCCTACAACTCCATTCTGACCACTCATACCACACTGGAACATTCAGATTGTGCTTTCATGGTGGATAATGAAGCCATCTATGACATCTGCCGCAGAAACCTAGACATTGAGCGCCCTACCTATACCAACCTCAACCGCCTCATCAGTCAGATTGTTTCCTCCATCACTGCCTCTCTCCGCTTTGATGGGGCCCTCAATGTGGACCTCACTGAGTTCCAGACCAATCTGGTGCCCTACCCCCGTATCCACTTCCCACTGGTCACTTATGCACCCATCATATCTGCCGAAAAAGCCTATCATGAACAACTCTCTGTGGCTGAGATAACAAGCTCCTGCTTTGAACCCAACAGCCAGATGGTGAAGTGTGACCCAAGACATGGCAAGTACATGGCCTGCTGCATGCTCTATCGGGGGGACGTCGTGCCTAAGGATGTGAATGTCGCTATTGCTGCCATCAAGACCAAGAGGACTATCCAGTTTGTAGACTGGTGTCCCACAGGCTTCAAG gtGGGCATCAACTATCAGCCACCCACCGTGGTGCCAGGAGGGGACCTGGCCAAAGTCCAGCGGGCTGTTTGCATGCTGAGCAACACCACAGCAATTGCGGAGGCCTGGGCCCGCCTGGACCACAAGTTTGACCTCATGTACGCCAAACGGGCCTTTGTGCATTGGTATGTTGGAGAGGGAATGGAAGAAGGAGAATTTTCTGAGGCCAGGGAGGACCTGGCTGCTCTGGAGAAGGATTATGAAGAAGTGGGGACTGattcatttgaagaagaaaacgaaGGG